Genomic window (Acidobacteriaceae bacterium):
GCGCTTCGGCCAGGCAGCCATCGCCGAAGGTCAGCCGATTCGGTTGCAGGAATGTGACGGAGCGCATGCTCATCGGCTATTTCGCGAGTGCGGGACGCGGCTTGGATTCGTTTTGGACGGCAGCGATGGCTTCTTGTGCAGCGTCAAGTGCGATCTGAGCGCCGGCCTTGAGGCAGACGATGTTGTTTGTGCAGAAGAGAAGGTCGACGCCAAGTCGAACCCAATGGTGGAAGTCTGCGGCACCGCATGCTGTGATGATCTTTTTGCCGTGCTTGCGGGAGACGCGGACGATGTGCTCGGCGGCTTCGAGGAGGTCAGGGTGCGAGGTCTGGCCGGGGATGCCGAGGCTGGAGGCGAGATCAGCGGGACCGATGAAGATGTCGACGTCCGGAACGGAGGCGATCTCTTCGATGCGCTCGAGCGCTTCTTTAGTTTCGATCTGCGCGAGAAGCGTCAGTTCGGTGTTGAGCTTCTGCTGTTCGGCGGGCACGCTGTCGACGATGCCGTAGCGGAGCGCGCGAGAGACGCTGAACATGCCGCGCTCGCCTATGGGAGCGAACTTCGCATAACGCACGAGCTCGTCGACCTCCTCGGGCGTGTCGACCATGGGAATATCGATGATGTCAGGGCCGCATTCGGCGGCCTTGAGGACGCTCTCGCGGCGCGCGTCGGGGATGCGGATCATGGTGAGCATGCCGGTTCCGGTGGCCATGCGGCAGAGATCGGCGGCCTCCGAGAAGCTGATCGGCGCATGCTCCATCTCGATCCAGATGACCTGAAAGCCCATGTGCGCAGCGATCTCGAGAAAGATTGGATCGTAGGAGTAGAGCGCGGCGCCGAGCAGGGGCTGTCCAGCTGCGTCTTTGATGGCTTGATGAAGGCGGTTCATCGGAACTCCTCGGTGGTTGAATGACTGAATCATTGTTTTCTCAGACTCCGGCAGCAACTGGCATTTGTGATTGACGCCGCCACCCCTGCCAGGTGAGGTCGGGCGCTATAGGTGAGCCGGGAAGTAGAAGACTTGCAGCGACGCCGACGACAAGGAGAATCACGTGGCCGATGGCGCCAATCATGTAGTCGTGCCACGTGAAGTTCCAGTGGCCGAGATTGAGGATCTTGCCGCCTTCAGTGAACGTGGCCCACGCGGTGAAGATGAGGCTGACGACGAGGCCGGCGATGGCTCCTTCGCGTGTGGCTCGCGGCATCAGGAAGGCGAGCAGGAAGAGCCCTGCGAGGCCGCCGGCGACGACAGCAGTGATGGTGTAGTAAAGCGAGAGCGCGCTGCCATGCGTGTGCGCGAGACGAAGGGCGACACCAGCGGCAGCGAGTCCGCTGAGTGCGACGACGATGCGGCCGGCGCGCAGAAGCTGTCGGTCGGTGCTGCGCGGGCGTGCAAAGCGGTAGAAGTCTTCGACAGCGATCACGGACAGGCAGTTCATGTCAGAGGCGAGCATGGACATGGCCGAGCCGAGCAGTGCGGCGACGAACAGGCCGGCGAGTCCCGAGGGAATGTGCGTGACGAGAAAGTGCGGGAAGATGGCGTCGGCCCTGGTGATGGATTTTGGGATGGTCTCGCCGGTGAGGCGGTAGAAGCTCCAGAGCAGGCTGCCGATGAGCATGAATGCGGCCCACACGGGAAGACAGAGTCCGGCGCCGAGTGCGATGCCGCGGATGGCTGCGCGGTCGGAGCGCGCGATCAGGTAACGCTGCACGACGGTTTGATCCGCGGTGTACTTCTGCAGGTAGAAGAAGAATCCATAGATGACAAGCACGATGATGGTCGGCTGGTTGAAGCGGAATGTGGTGCTGCCGAGGCTCATCTTGTGGTGGCTCCAGGCGTCAGCGAGAACTGCGTGCGGACCTTGCGGAGGAAGGAAAAGGAGATAAGCGAGAGAAACCAGGATGCCTGCCCAGAGAATGAAGCCCTGCACGACATCGCTCCAGACCACGGCTTCAACACCGCCGATGAGCGTGTAGAAGATGGTGACGACTGCAGTGAGCAGGATGATGCCGGTGATGGGCCAGCCGGTCATACTGGCGAGCGTGAGCGCGAGCAGGTAGAAGACGAAGCCCATCTTGGAAAAGTGCCCGATGGCGAAGGCGAACGATGAGTAGAGGCGGACGCCGCGGCCGAAGCGACGGCCGAAATACTCGTAGGCGCTCATGCAGACGACGCGACGAAAGAAAGGCACGATGACGGAACCGATGAGGCCGAGGACTCCGACGAAGAGGATGCCAGGGACGAGCAATGACCAGTCGCCCGCGTAGGCCGCGCCGGGGTAAGCGATGAACGTAACGCTGGTAATGATCGTCGCGAGCAGCGAGAGGCCCATCGCCCATCCAGGTACGGAGCGGCCGGCGACGAAGTATCGCTCCGTCGAGCGCTGACGACGCGCAAAGCGCAGGCCGATCGCAACGAGCGCTG
Coding sequences:
- a CDS encoding sodium:solute symporter, which encodes MRPLDLIIIAAYLAALVAIGLRFARRQRSTERYFVAGRSVPGWAMGLSLLATIITSVTFIAYPGAAYAGDWSLLVPGILFVGVLGLIGSVIVPFFRRVVCMSAYEYFGRRFGRGVRLYSSFAFAIGHFSKMGFVFYLLALTLASMTGWPITGIILLTAVVTIFYTLIGGVEAVVWSDVVQGFILWAGILVSLAYLLFLPPQGPHAVLADAWSHHKMSLGSTTFRFNQPTIIVLVIYGFFFYLQKYTADQTVVQRYLIARSDRAAIRGIALGAGLCLPVWAAFMLIGSLLWSFYRLTGETIPKSITRADAIFPHFLVTHIPSGLAGLFVAALLGSAMSMLASDMNCLSVIAVEDFYRFARPRSTDRQLLRAGRIVVALSGLAAAGVALRLAHTHGSALSLYYTITAVVAGGLAGLFLLAFLMPRATREGAIAGLVVSLIFTAWATFTEGGKILNLGHWNFTWHDYMIGAIGHVILLVVGVAASLLLPGSPIAPDLTWQGWRRQSQMPVAAGV
- a CDS encoding aldolase/citrate lyase family protein translates to MNRLHQAIKDAAGQPLLGAALYSYDPIFLEIAAHMGFQVIWIEMEHAPISFSEAADLCRMATGTGMLTMIRIPDARRESVLKAAECGPDIIDIPMVDTPEEVDELVRYAKFAPIGERGMFSVSRALRYGIVDSVPAEQQKLNTELTLLAQIETKEALERIEEIASVPDVDIFIGPADLASSLGIPGQTSHPDLLEAAEHIVRVSRKHGKKIITACGAADFHHWVRLGVDLLFCTNNIVCLKAGAQIALDAAQEAIAAVQNESKPRPALAK